AATGGTAAACATTATGAACATTGGGCCGGACAGGACCTTACTGACGAACTGCCGGATGCACCACATACAGCTAGTGTTTTTGAAAAATTTACAGCAATAGGAAGACTATATAGTTAAACAAAGAAGAGCTTTAAGCTCTTCCTTGTTTAGTTTGATATTTATGCTTCGATGCTGAAAGCACTTAGCTTTACGAATTCCTGAATACGATCCGCTACTTCTTCTTCTGTCAGATTCAGAATTTTCTCTGTTCCAAATTTTTCTACACAGAAAGAGGCAAGAGCTGAACCAAAGATGATGGCATTTTTCATGTTATTGAAATTAATCGTTCCTACTTTTGCCATGTAGCCAATAAAGCCTCCTGCAAAGGTGTCACCAGCTCCTGTTGGATCAAATACCTCTGCCAATGGCAATGCTGGTGCAGAGAATATCTTGTCTTCATGGAATAATAATGCACCATGTTCTCCTTTTTTAATGATCAGATATTTAGGTCCCATTGTTAAAATCTTCTTAGCTGCTTTAACCAAAGAGTATTCACCTGAAAGCTGACGGGCTTCTTCATCGTTAATCGTTAATACATCTACTAATTTAAGCGTTTCCAGAAGGTCATCCATCATGATGTCCATCCAGAAATTCATCGTATCCAGCACGATTAATTTAGGTCTGTTTTTCAAACGTTCAATTACGGTGCGTTGTACGATAGGAGTAAGGTTTCCTAACATCAGGTATTCACAATCCTGATAATTTTCCGGAATGATCGGGTCAAAATCAGCTAATACATTTAATTCAGTTGCCAGAGTGTCCCTGCTGTTCATGTCGTTGTGGTACTTTCCTGACCAGAAGAAAGATTTCTCTCCTTCTTTTATCTGTAATCCTTCGGTGTCAATTCCATGTTCAGTAAATGCATCAATGTCTTCTTTATGAAAATCATCACCAACAACAGCAACAATTTTCACCTTATTGTAGAAGTAAGACGCGGCTAAACTTGCGTATGTGGCGGCTCCTCCAACTATTTTATCCGTTTTTCCGAAGGGAGTTTCAATAGCATCAAATGCTACAGTCCCTATGATTATCAGGCTCATAGATATTTTTTTAAAATTATTTTCAAATATTTCGCTACAAATATTGCATAAATAAATTAAAACCCCTAATATTGCATTCCCAAAACGAACGAAACTTAATGTTGTTTAAGACTTCAAAAAGCCGTTTTTTTGGATAGCCAGTACTCCCGAGTAGCTCAGCTGGTTAGAGCATCTGACTGTTAATCAGAGGGTCACTGGTTCGAGCCCAGTCTCGGGAGCCCAATTAAAAGCCTTTCAGTTTTCACTGAAAGGCTTTTTTTGTTTCCATGATCTGAGATCTCGGATCCAGTAAAAGTTTGAGAATGCCATTTGTCACGGACTTAAAAAGCCCTTTAATAAAGTATAGCCAGGTAACACGATAGAAAAACCTCAGGAGCAGCCGATCTGTTGCAAAATAAATTTGTAATTTCACGGCACTACACTTCTATTTATCGTTAATATATTAATCATTACCTATGAAAAAAACAGTTTTACTATTAATCATCTCCTGCTTTGGCTTAGTGAGTTATGCTCAGGAGCCTGCCGCAGTGGATACCACAAAAAGATGGACCATTCATGGAGAAAATACTTTTTTAATTAATCAGAGTTCCTTTTCCAACTGGGCTGCAGGCGGAGTAAATGCTTTTGCGGGAAATTTGCTTTTTAATTACGATTTCAATTATAAGAAAGATAAATGGAGCTGGGATAACAAAGCAATTCTTGGATTTGGATTGAGCAAACAGGAAGATGTTGGCGTTCGTAAGAACGATGATAAGATCATCCTGAACAGTTTAGTGGGGTATAAGGCTGCTCAGTATTGGCTATATACTTTTTACGCTAACTTTCAAACTCAGTTTGCAACCGGTTATGATTATTCTACGACTCCTAAAAGAAAAATATCAAGGGCTTTCGCTCCTGCTTATCTTATTTTTGGTCCTGGTTTTGCCTACAAGCGTTCCGATAATTTCAGAATTAACATTTCTCCGGCGGCATCAAGGATTGTCATTGTTACAGATAAGGCGCTAAATTCTCAGGAGGGCGGCGCATTTGGCGTTAAACAAGGGAAGACAACGGATTTCCAGTTTGGAGCCTCTTTAGATGCTTATTATAAAGTAAACCTGATGGAAAATATCAGCTTTGAAAATATCCTGAAATTATATGCTAATTATCTAGACAAACCGCAAAATGTGGTTACTGATTATACGGGTAATCTTTTTATGAAAGTGAATAAGTTTGTTACTGTAAATGCCGGGGTACAATTAATCTATGATGATAAAACTGAGATCATTAGAAAAAATGGTGTTGATAAAGGTCCAGCCCTCCAGGTGAAACAGATTTTTGGAGCCGGACTGACTTATAAATTCTAAGCATGAAATTTATCTATTTATTTGTAGCGATTATTGCGGAAGTAATCGCTACAAGTGCTTTAAAGGCTTCCGAACAATTCTCTAAAACCATCCCCTCTATCATTGTGGTTGCAGGCTATGTCGTTGCATTCTACTTTCTTAGCCTTACCCTCAAAACGATTCCTGTAGGTATAGCTTATGCTTTATGGTCTGGAGTTGGTATCGTGTTGGTTTCAGCTGCCAGCTATTTTTTTTATCACCAAAAACTGGATTTACCGGCTATGATTGGAATCGGATTAATCATTATCGGAGTGATTGTGATCAATGTATTTTCTAAATCGGCAGTACATTAAATGCCAAAAGAAAACTTATACGACCATCTCTTTGATAAAAATATCCTGAACGGTTTTGATCTCTTCCGCGTATATGGTCTTTTTACGGGTAGAAAAATAAAGTGTATTTTCAATTACGTCCTTCCCCTCCCAGATCACCTTGATATTTCCGCTTTCTATCTCTTTTCTGCATAAAAAGTCGGGAATGATTGCCACTCCATTCTGTCCACTAATGCAACGCACAATAGAACTCAGGTTAGGAACAATATAGTTTGGCTTAAAATCTGGTCTTTTGTTGAAGTTGAGGTGCCAGAATCGTCTTAAGTGCTCCATGTCTGCAGTGGTACCATACCAGGTTTGCTTTTTAAGCCAGTACTGAATATCTGCCATGTTCTCCTT
This region of Pedobacter steynii genomic DNA includes:
- a CDS encoding cytochrome b5 domain-containing protein, translated to MGLPVYTRQQLALRNGQDKPQIWVAYQGLIYDVTESRLWRNGKHYEHWAGQDLTDELPDAPHTASVFEKFTAIGRLYS
- a CDS encoding DUF3078 domain-containing protein, encoding MKKTVLLLIISCFGLVSYAQEPAAVDTTKRWTIHGENTFLINQSSFSNWAAGGVNAFAGNLLFNYDFNYKKDKWSWDNKAILGFGLSKQEDVGVRKNDDKIILNSLVGYKAAQYWLYTFYANFQTQFATGYDYSTTPKRKISRAFAPAYLIFGPGFAYKRSDNFRINISPAASRIVIVTDKALNSQEGGAFGVKQGKTTDFQFGASLDAYYKVNLMENISFENILKLYANYLDKPQNVVTDYTGNLFMKVNKFVTVNAGVQLIYDDKTEIIRKNGVDKGPALQVKQIFGAGLTYKF
- a CDS encoding PfkB family carbohydrate kinase, coding for MSLIIIGTVAFDAIETPFGKTDKIVGGAATYASLAASYFYNKVKIVAVVGDDFHKEDIDAFTEHGIDTEGLQIKEGEKSFFWSGKYHNDMNSRDTLATELNVLADFDPIIPENYQDCEYLMLGNLTPIVQRTVIERLKNRPKLIVLDTMNFWMDIMMDDLLETLKLVDVLTINDEEARQLSGEYSLVKAAKKILTMGPKYLIIKKGEHGALLFHEDKIFSAPALPLAEVFDPTGAGDTFAGGFIGYMAKVGTINFNNMKNAIIFGSALASFCVEKFGTEKILNLTEEEVADRIQEFVKLSAFSIEA
- a CDS encoding DMT family transporter, which translates into the protein MKFIYLFVAIIAEVIATSALKASEQFSKTIPSIIVVAGYVVAFYFLSLTLKTIPVGIAYALWSGVGIVLVSAASYFFYHQKLDLPAMIGIGLIIIGVIVINVFSKSAVH